A single genomic interval of Sphingopyxis sp. CCNWLW2 harbors:
- a CDS encoding acyl-CoA thioester hydrolase/BAAT C-terminal domain-containing protein — MKRKWKIALGILGALVVLGAGGMGWMITQPPAPAKIVEAGPTGQRINGDGIFANYYPAPGTGPHPAILLLGGSEGGLGKDMRALALLLQAEGYSTLQLAYHNASGKSAKLKNIPLEDFTRGLDWLKAQPGVDPARLGIVGYSKGAEAGLVIATRYPGIRAAALGMPSSVVWDGMSGENYMFGSFSSSWSEKGEPLSHLAYKGQPGGDGLMPVFVNGLKEIGANPAAIIPVERFKGKLLLICGEAEKLWPSCPMTDQIVARAKTKDAPAPAVLRYKDAGHGVMGAPFADPVDAKKWSKLGGTAKGNAAARMDSWPKIVAFLKAELEPERVPDGER, encoded by the coding sequence ATGAAGCGGAAATGGAAGATCGCACTCGGTATCTTGGGCGCGCTGGTCGTCCTCGGCGCGGGCGGCATGGGGTGGATGATCACGCAGCCGCCGGCGCCCGCGAAAATCGTCGAGGCAGGCCCCACCGGCCAGCGGATCAACGGAGACGGCATCTTCGCCAACTATTATCCGGCGCCGGGTACCGGCCCGCATCCGGCGATCCTGCTGCTCGGCGGATCCGAAGGCGGGCTGGGCAAGGACATGCGCGCGCTGGCGCTGCTGTTGCAAGCCGAAGGCTACAGCACGCTCCAGCTCGCCTATCATAATGCGTCGGGCAAATCGGCGAAGCTCAAGAACATCCCGCTTGAGGATTTCACCAGGGGCCTCGACTGGCTCAAAGCGCAGCCCGGCGTCGATCCGGCGCGCCTCGGGATCGTCGGCTATTCGAAGGGTGCCGAGGCGGGGCTCGTCATTGCGACGCGCTATCCCGGCATCCGCGCCGCGGCGCTCGGCATGCCGTCGAGCGTCGTATGGGACGGCATGTCGGGCGAAAATTACATGTTCGGATCGTTCAGCTCGTCGTGGAGCGAAAAGGGGGAGCCCCTGTCCCACCTCGCCTACAAGGGGCAGCCGGGCGGCGACGGGTTGATGCCGGTGTTCGTGAACGGGCTCAAGGAGATCGGCGCGAATCCGGCCGCGATCATCCCGGTCGAACGGTTCAAGGGCAAGCTGCTGCTCATCTGCGGCGAGGCCGAGAAATTGTGGCCGAGTTGCCCGATGACCGACCAGATCGTCGCGCGGGCGAAGACGAAAGACGCCCCAGCGCCGGCCGTGCTGCGGTACAAGGATGCGGGGCACGGCGTAATGGGGGCGCCCTTCGCCGATCCCGTTGACGCGAAGAAGTGGAGCAAGCTTGGCGGCACCGCGAAAGGGAATGCGGCCGCGCGCATGGACAGCTGGCCGAAGATCGTGGCATTCCTGAAGGCCGAACTCGAGCCGGAACGGGTGCCTGATGGTGAACGATAG
- a CDS encoding GNAT family N-acetyltransferase, with amino-acid sequence MLDHLYVDLADGDLKLVKLTEAHREDLRAVCAADTDVWAIYSSSFGPGHFDKSFDTLIGGSGRMPYAIMDGDTLVGMTAWLRPDWSAQTVEIGNSFIHPDARGTGFNGRVKRLMLGHAFAVGIRRIEFRIDERNKRSQAAVAKLGCTKDGVLRSERITWTGYVRDTGLWSLLASEWPAR; translated from the coding sequence ATGCTTGACCACCTCTATGTCGACCTCGCCGACGGCGACCTCAAACTCGTCAAGCTGACCGAAGCGCATCGCGAAGACCTGCGCGCCGTCTGCGCCGCCGATACCGATGTATGGGCGATCTATTCGTCGAGCTTTGGCCCCGGCCATTTCGACAAGAGCTTCGACACGCTGATCGGTGGCTCCGGCCGCATGCCCTATGCGATCATGGACGGTGACACGCTCGTCGGCATGACCGCTTGGCTGCGGCCGGACTGGTCGGCGCAGACGGTCGAGATTGGCAACAGCTTCATCCACCCCGATGCGCGCGGCACCGGCTTCAACGGCCGGGTCAAGCGCTTGATGCTGGGTCACGCCTTTGCGGTCGGCATTCGCCGCATCGAATTCCGCATCGACGAGCGCAACAAGCGGAGCCAGGCCGCGGTCGCCAAGCTCGGCTGTACCAAGGACGGCGTGCTGCGCTCCGAACGCATCACCTGGACCGGCTATGTGCGCGACACCGGCCTCTGGTCGCTACTTGCAAGCGAGTGGCCGGCTCGCTGA
- a CDS encoding nucleoside deaminase has product MVNDSETYLREAIALAYANAERGSRPFGAVIVRDGRIIARAANDVMETGDPTSHAELNAIRLASRSLGADLSGCTVFASGHPCPMCMAAMRLAGIKAVTYAYSNEDGEPYGLSTAAIYADLAKPFAEQMMDIRHLPVRLAGRPDLYESWHQRQG; this is encoded by the coding sequence ATGGTGAACGATAGCGAGACTTATCTGCGCGAGGCGATCGCGCTGGCTTATGCCAATGCCGAAAGAGGTAGCCGACCGTTCGGTGCCGTGATCGTTCGCGATGGCCGGATCATCGCCAGGGCAGCGAACGACGTCATGGAGACCGGCGATCCGACCTCGCACGCCGAACTCAACGCCATCCGGCTCGCGAGCAGGTCACTGGGCGCCGATCTAAGCGGCTGCACGGTTTTCGCGAGCGGCCACCCCTGCCCCATGTGCATGGCTGCGATGCGCCTCGCGGGGATCAAAGCCGTAACCTACGCCTATTCGAACGAAGACGGTGAGCCTTACGGTCTGTCGACGGCGGCGATCTACGCCGATCTGGCGAAGCCCTTTGCCGAGCAGATGATGGATATCCGTCACCTGCCCGTCCGGCTGGCCGGCAGGCCCGATCTCTATGAGAGTTGGCACCAGCGGCAGGGCTGA
- the rpsO gene encoding 30S ribosomal protein S15, with protein MSITAERKTEVITDNARAKGDTGSPEVQVAILTDRINTLTAHFKAHHKDNHSRRGLLMMVNKRRSLLDYLKKKDEARYQALIAKLGLRK; from the coding sequence ATGTCGATTACCGCCGAGCGCAAAACCGAAGTCATCACCGACAATGCCCGCGCAAAGGGCGATACCGGTTCGCCGGAAGTGCAGGTCGCAATCCTGACCGACCGCATCAACACGCTGACCGCCCACTTCAAGGCGCATCACAAGGACAATCACAGCCGCCGCGGCCTCCTTATGATGGTCAACAAGCGCCGCAGCCTCCTCGACTATCTGAAGAAGAAGGACGAGGCCCGCTATCAGGCACTGATCGCGAAGCTGGGTCTTCGTAAATAA
- the pnp gene encoding polyribonucleotide nucleotidyltransferase: MFDVKKVSIEWGGETLTLETGKVARQADGAVVATLGETMVLAAVTAAKTVKEGQDFFPLTVHYQEKYSGAGRIPGGFFKRERGATEKETLVSRLTDRPIRPLFPEGFYNEINVIAQVLSYDGHNEPDILAMVAASAALTISGVPFMGPIGAARVGYVDGEYILNPTDAQVAEGDLDLVVAATYDAVMMVESEANELSEEIMLGAVLFAHDACKDVVKAIVKLAEQAAKDPWDMAEQADLTAAKDKLKKLIGKDIAAAYKLTDKSARSNALNEARAAAKAAFADATPQDQMAAGKLMKKLEAEIVRGAILKDGKRIDGRTTTQIRPIVAETHFLPRAHGSALFTRGETQTIATCTLGTKDSEQMIDGLNGLSYSNFMLHYNFPPYSVGEVGRFGAPSRRDIGHGKLAWRALHAVLPTKDEFPYTIRITSDITESNGSSSMASVCGGSLAMMDAGVPLKRPVSGIAMGLILEGKDYAILSDILGDEDHLGDMDFKVAGTANGITTMQMDIKIAGITREIFEAALNQAKDGRAHILGEMAKALGEARTELSAHAPRIETMQIDKSKIRDIIGTGGKVIREIVATTGAKVDIDDEGLIKISSSDPEQIEAARKWISGIVEEAEVGKIYDGKVVNLVDFGAFVNFMGGKDGLVHVSEIANERVEKVADVLSEGQEVKVKVLEIDQRGKVRLSMRVVNQETGEELEDTRPPREPRGDRGPRRDGGDRGDRGPRGGGGRDRGPRRDGEGRGDRGPRRERSEGPEDQGHVPDFLKD, from the coding sequence ATGTTTGACGTGAAAAAAGTATCGATCGAGTGGGGCGGTGAAACGCTGACCCTCGAAACGGGCAAGGTTGCCCGCCAGGCCGACGGCGCGGTTGTCGCGACGCTGGGCGAAACGATGGTTTTGGCGGCGGTGACCGCTGCAAAGACGGTCAAGGAAGGGCAGGACTTCTTCCCGCTTACCGTCCACTATCAGGAAAAATATTCGGGCGCGGGCCGCATCCCCGGCGGTTTCTTCAAGCGCGAGCGCGGCGCGACCGAAAAGGAAACCTTGGTTTCGCGTTTGACCGATCGTCCGATCCGTCCGCTGTTCCCCGAAGGTTTCTACAACGAAATCAACGTCATTGCCCAGGTCCTGAGCTATGACGGTCACAATGAACCCGACATCCTCGCGATGGTCGCCGCGTCGGCCGCGCTCACCATCTCGGGCGTGCCCTTCATGGGCCCGATCGGCGCCGCACGCGTCGGTTATGTCGACGGCGAATATATCCTGAACCCGACCGACGCGCAGGTTGCCGAGGGCGACCTCGACCTCGTCGTCGCCGCCACCTACGATGCGGTGATGATGGTCGAATCCGAAGCCAACGAGCTGTCGGAAGAGATCATGCTCGGCGCCGTGCTGTTCGCGCACGACGCGTGCAAGGACGTCGTCAAGGCGATCGTGAAGCTCGCCGAACAGGCTGCCAAGGATCCTTGGGACATGGCCGAACAGGCCGACCTGACCGCCGCCAAGGACAAGCTCAAGAAGCTGATCGGCAAGGACATCGCCGCCGCGTACAAGCTGACCGACAAGTCGGCCCGCTCGAATGCGCTGAACGAAGCCCGCGCCGCCGCCAAGGCCGCTTTCGCCGACGCGACGCCGCAGGACCAGATGGCCGCCGGCAAGCTGATGAAGAAGCTCGAAGCCGAAATCGTTCGCGGCGCCATCCTCAAGGACGGCAAGCGCATCGACGGCCGCACGACGACGCAGATTCGTCCGATCGTCGCCGAAACGCACTTCCTGCCCCGCGCGCATGGCTCGGCGCTGTTCACGCGCGGCGAGACGCAGACGATCGCGACCTGTACCCTTGGCACCAAGGACAGCGAACAGATGATCGACGGCCTCAATGGCCTGTCCTACTCGAACTTCATGCTGCACTATAACTTCCCGCCCTATTCGGTCGGCGAAGTCGGTCGTTTCGGGGCGCCCAGCCGCCGCGACATCGGCCATGGCAAGCTGGCATGGCGCGCGCTGCACGCGGTGCTGCCGACGAAGGACGAGTTCCCCTACACGATCCGCATCACCAGCGACATCACCGAGTCGAACGGCTCGTCGTCGATGGCGTCGGTCTGCGGCGGTTCGCTCGCGATGATGGATGCGGGCGTTCCGCTGAAGCGTCCGGTTTCGGGCATCGCGATGGGCCTGATCCTCGAAGGCAAGGATTATGCGATCCTGTCGGACATCCTGGGTGACGAAGATCATCTCGGCGACATGGATTTCAAGGTTGCGGGTACTGCCAACGGCATCACCACGATGCAGATGGACATCAAGATCGCGGGCATCACGCGCGAGATCTTCGAAGCCGCTCTGAACCAGGCGAAGGACGGCCGCGCGCACATCCTCGGCGAAATGGCGAAGGCGCTGGGCGAAGCCCGCACCGAGCTGTCGGCGCATGCGCCGCGCATCGAAACGATGCAGATCGACAAGTCGAAGATCCGCGACATCATCGGCACCGGCGGCAAGGTGATCCGCGAGATCGTCGCGACAACCGGCGCCAAGGTCGACATCGACGACGAAGGTCTGATCAAGATCTCGTCGAGCGACCCCGAGCAGATCGAAGCCGCGCGCAAGTGGATTTCGGGCATCGTCGAGGAAGCCGAAGTCGGCAAGATCTATGACGGCAAGGTCGTCAACCTCGTTGATTTCGGTGCGTTCGTGAATTTCATGGGCGGCAAGGACGGCCTTGTCCACGTCAGCGAAATCGCCAACGAGCGCGTCGAGAAGGTCGCCGACGTCCTGAGCGAAGGTCAGGAAGTCAAGGTCAAGGTCCTCGAGATCGATCAGCGCGGCAAGGTTCGCCTGTCGATGCGCGTCGTGAACCAGGAAACCGGCGAAGAGCTGGAAGACACGCGCCCGCCGCGCGAACCCCGCGGTGACCGCGGTCCGCGCCGTGACGGCGGCGACCGTGGCGACCGCGGCCCGCGTGGCGGCGGTGGCCGTGACCGCGGTCCGCGCCGCGACGGCGAAGGCCGTGGCGATCGCGGTCCGCGCCGCGAACGCAGCGAAGGTCCGGAAGACCAGGGCCATGTGCCCGACTTCCTCAAGGACTAA
- a CDS encoding ArsR/SmtB family transcription factor encodes MVEHDSHTLDTIFHALGDATRRAMLGELAAGERTVGELAEPFAMSLAAASKHIKVLESAGMVRRDVRGRTHVCSLDPVPLMSADQWIGMYRRFWTDRLDTLERLLRAEDAVPPPPKKPLPGKEGEK; translated from the coding sequence ATGGTTGAACATGATTCGCACACCCTCGATACGATCTTTCACGCACTCGGCGACGCGACGCGCCGGGCGATGCTGGGCGAGCTGGCCGCCGGCGAACGGACGGTCGGCGAGCTGGCCGAGCCTTTCGCGATGTCGCTCGCCGCGGCGTCGAAGCATATCAAGGTGCTGGAAAGCGCCGGGATGGTGCGCCGCGACGTGCGCGGGCGCACCCATGTCTGCAGCCTCGACCCGGTGCCGCTGATGAGCGCCGACCAGTGGATCGGCATGTACCGCCGCTTCTGGACCGACCGGCTCGATACGCTCGAACGGCTGCTGCGTGCCGAGGATGCCGTTCCCCCTCCCCCCAAGAAGCCCCTCCCCGGGAAAGAAGGAGAAAAGTGA
- a CDS encoding SRPBCC family protein, whose product MTTMLTENNYGVLTEPATLTIERLLPGPVERVWSYLTDGELRRQWLAAGAMEQMAGAPVELVWRNDELTDPPGARPEGFGDEHRMTCEVVAIDAPHMLAISWGSTGGVTFTLAKKGDEVLLTIIHSRVEDPSVLLNVSAGWHSHVDVLEAKLRGTTPAPHWDNFAQLRGVYAERLFG is encoded by the coding sequence ATGACGACGATGCTGACCGAGAACAATTATGGCGTGCTCACCGAGCCCGCGACGCTGACGATCGAGCGCCTTCTCCCTGGCCCCGTCGAGCGCGTCTGGTCGTACCTGACCGATGGCGAGCTGCGCCGCCAATGGCTCGCCGCGGGCGCGATGGAGCAGATGGCCGGCGCGCCCGTCGAGCTCGTCTGGCGCAACGACGAACTCACCGACCCGCCGGGTGCGCGTCCCGAAGGCTTTGGCGACGAGCACCGCATGACGTGCGAAGTCGTGGCGATCGACGCCCCGCATATGCTCGCGATCAGCTGGGGCAGCACCGGCGGCGTGACCTTCACGCTCGCGAAAAAGGGCGACGAGGTGCTGCTGACGATCATCCACAGCCGTGTCGAGGATCCCTCGGTGCTGCTCAACGTCAGCGCGGGCTGGCACAGCCATGTCGATGTGCTCGAAGCGAAGCTGCGCGGCACGACGCCGGCGCCGCACTGGGACAATTTTGCGCAGCTGCGCGGCGTTTATGCCGAGCGCCTGTTCGGCTGA
- the truB gene encoding tRNA pseudouridine(55) synthase TruB — protein sequence MNGWIILDKPVGLGSTQAVGAVKRVCREAGLGKVKVGHGGTLDPLASGVLPIALGEATKLCGRMLDASKVYDFTIAFGTETAGLDAEGEVVAMSDLRPTLAEVEAVLPRFTGPIEQVPPAYSAIKIDGQRAYDRARKGEAVEMKARSVTIHALELHPAPAGPLESATLTAHVSKGTYIRSLARDIAHAVGTVGHVTMLRRIKAGPFDLSQAISLDKLNAFGQGAAQSEIFLPLEAGLVDIPALNLSPEAAGAIRQGRVWTGGSTDDGLYWGRDSEMRPVALIEALAGTLKVVRGFNL from the coding sequence ATGAACGGCTGGATCATCCTCGACAAACCTGTCGGCCTCGGCTCGACGCAGGCGGTGGGCGCGGTGAAACGCGTGTGCCGCGAGGCGGGGCTGGGCAAGGTCAAGGTCGGCCATGGCGGCACGCTCGACCCGCTCGCGTCGGGTGTCCTCCCGATCGCGCTCGGCGAGGCGACGAAGCTTTGCGGCCGGATGCTCGATGCGAGCAAGGTTTACGATTTCACCATCGCGTTCGGGACCGAAACCGCGGGGCTCGATGCCGAGGGTGAGGTTGTTGCAATGAGCGACCTACGGCCGACTCTTGCGGAGGTTGAAGCGGTACTGCCGCGCTTCACCGGCCCGATCGAACAGGTGCCGCCGGCTTATTCGGCGATCAAGATCGACGGCCAGCGCGCCTATGACCGCGCGCGCAAGGGTGAAGCGGTCGAGATGAAGGCACGCAGCGTGACGATCCATGCGCTCGAGCTGCACCCCGCGCCGGCTGGGCCACTCGAAAGCGCCACCCTCACCGCCCACGTCTCGAAGGGCACCTATATCCGCAGCCTCGCGCGCGACATCGCGCATGCCGTCGGCACCGTCGGGCATGTCACGATGCTCCGCCGCATAAAGGCCGGACCGTTCGACCTGTCACAGGCGATTTCGCTGGACAAATTGAACGCTTTCGGCCAAGGGGCCGCCCAATCAGAAATATTTCTGCCGCTTGAGGCAGGGCTGGTCGACATCCCGGCTCTGAACCTTTCCCCGGAAGCGGCAGGGGCGATCCGTCAGGGTCGCGTCTGGACCGGGGGTAGCACGGATGACGGGCTCTATTGGGGAAGGGACAGCGAAATGCGTCCCGTTGCCCTGATCGAGGCTTTGGCGGGAACGCTGAAAGTTGTCCGGGGCTTCAATCTGTAA
- a CDS encoding DUF6491 family protein, translating into MKKNLALSLAAVLLPLSAAAAANEPAKEPRALGVESSIVFPSDSTIRNWQADRDRGIWIEGRRGEWYYGSFAGLCRDVDFAQAIGVETRGAGRLDKFASIIVRGERCMLSSFVTSAPPPSKAERKAAREAEKAAQN; encoded by the coding sequence ATGAAAAAGAATCTCGCACTCTCCCTGGCCGCCGTGCTGCTTCCCCTTTCTGCGGCTGCGGCGGCCAACGAGCCTGCAAAGGAACCGCGCGCGCTCGGCGTCGAATCGAGCATCGTCTTCCCCAGCGACAGCACGATCCGCAACTGGCAGGCCGACCGCGATCGCGGCATCTGGATCGAGGGCCGACGCGGCGAATGGTATTATGGCAGCTTCGCCGGCCTCTGCCGCGACGTCGATTTCGCGCAGGCGATCGGCGTCGAAACGCGCGGCGCCGGGCGGCTCGACAAATTCGCCTCGATCATCGTGCGCGGCGAACGCTGCATGCTCTCGTCCTTCGTGACGTCGGCGCCGCCGCCCTCAAAGGCCGAGCGTAAGGCGGCGCGCGAAGCCGAAAAGGCCGCCCAAAATTGA